TGAGATAGATTGCTTGTTCTAGTGTGTAACTGTTATTTGCTTTCTCTAGAATTGGGTAGAAGCAGTGGCGAAGCCACGTTCAAGCATCGGGGTCTAGCGACACCGACGATTTTGTCCTAGCCTCTTATACCGAGCAATTTTTGACCGGCTAAGACCCCAGTAAAAATCACGTAAGACCCCAGTGGCCTTAGCCCAGCAGTCCGCAGCCCAGCCCAGCAAAGCAACAGCACTACAGCAGTCCACAGTCATCTGCTCAGGCTCAGCCCATCCGATCAATCAATCTATACATACGCAGGCCACATAGGTGAATTGGAGAAGGCCAAACGTTGCCTTGCCTCCGATCCAGCGTCTGCTAACAGCCTGCTAGAAGCCGGGGGCAGGTCACGCACCCTTTCAGCTTCGCAAATCCTCCTGCAGGCGTCGCCCCTTCCCAGCGGCCTGCGCTCAGCCGCCGCTCATCAGTAGCTCAGTTCATTCTCGATCTCATGTTCTCCTGTGCTGTCCTATACTCCTATCTACTCTCAAGCATCTAGACAAGGTACCCCAAACAACAAATACCTATTTATGCAGTTTGCAATTAACGATCAAGTCTGAATTTTGAGGTCTTAGGGTTTTTATTTTTTCCAGGTATACAATCCGAAATTCCGAACTCAGATTCTCAGAAAGCATTGTGTAACTTGCGTCCCAGCAAAGAAGTCAAGACCATTCTCTTTCATTCCAGCAAGATGCCAGGTATCTATCTAGTATTTATAATGTACACATACCTGCTGTTTGCTTTAGTTTTTTATTATGTGACTAATTTAGTAACTTGATAGGCAATCAGAGGACTTTGGAAGGATTTCTTAAAAGAAAATTACCTCCAGCCGGTGATAATGAGAATAATCATGGAGACACTTCAAGAAtaagaagagatggagatggcacTGCATCAAACATTAATTGTACTATTCAGCGCACTTCACGGATCTCACGAGAGGAGGTAAATTTTGATGAGCTTCCATATGATCCCGCAGATAGAAGGAGAATATCAGATTACATAGGCGACAAATTGCAAAATGACATAAGGCGAAAATATTTTACCAGAGGTCCCAGTAAGCCACCACCTAGTTTTATGTTTCCAACGACAATGATAGCGGGTTTTCCACGACGGTGTCAACATGAATGGTTCACTAAATATGGTTGGCTAGAGTACAGTGAAAAGATGTATAGGTGTTTTTGTTTATATTGTTACTTGTTCAGAGATTGCAACAAGGGCCAAGGTGGAAATGATGCATTTGTAATAGATGGTTGGGATGGCTGGAACAAATCTGATAGGCTTCGAGATCATGTAGGCAGCAAATGTAATAGTTTTCATAACACGGCTGTGAAGAGATGCGACAATTTGTTGAAGCCCGGCCAATCGATTGGTGATGCTTTAAACAAGCAGAGTGATATCACTAAAGAGCAGCATCTACTTCGATTGAAGACATCTATTAAAGCCGTCCGATATTTATTGCATCAAGGTTTAGCTTTTCGTGGCCATGATGAATCAGTGGATTCCACCAATAAGGGGAATTTTCGAGAGTTAGTACAACTTTTGGCCGATGAAAATGACAAAGTAAAGAAAGTTGTTGGAAGTAATGCTCCTAAAAATAATAAGATGATTGCTCCAGAAATTCAAAGGGATATTGCGAATTGTTTTGCTGAGGtaagaaaaggctgtcatgttatTTTTGTTTTACAAACTATGTCATCTCTCATAGTCTATAATGATTTTTACTTGTTTTTTGCAGATTATCGTGAAATCTATTATTGAAGAAATTGATGGTGATGTGTTTTGCCTTTTAGTGGATGAGTCAGCTGATGTGTCTGGGAAGGAACAGATGGCAGTTGTCTTACGGTACGTTGATAAGCTTGGGGTAATAAAGGAGAGACTTATTGCTGTTGTTCATGTGCAAGAAACATCGGCTTCATGTCTGAAATCTAACATTGACAATTTGTTTGCTAAGTATGGCTTGAGCATAAAGCAAATCAGAGGACAAGGTTACGATGGAGCAAGCAACATGAGAGGTGAATTCAATGGACTACGGGCTTTAATCGAGAGAGAGAATAGCTCAGCATATTATATCCACCGCTTTGCTCATCAGCTACAATTAGTAATTGTCGCAGTGGCTAAAAAGAATGATGATGCTAGTGACTTTTTTGACATGATATCTCTATTGCTTAGTGTGGCAGGAGCTTCTTGTAAACGTAAAGATATCATTCGAGAAAGTCAACAGGAGAGAGTTAGAAAAGCCATAGGCACTGGACAACTAACTAGTGGAACTGGATTAAATCAAGAACAATCCCTTCAAAAAGCTGGAGACACACGTTGGGGTTCTCATTATAGAACCCTTAAGAGCCTAAGCAATCTATTCCCTGAAGTTATTGAAGTTCTCCAATATGTGGAAAAAGAAGGTCCAAATGATGCAAAGAGACGCCAAGCCCGTGGTCTCCTAGACTATCTCAAGGATTTTGACTTTGTGTTTCACTTGCACTTAATGTTGCTTATTTTAGGCCATGCAAATTCTCTGTCACTGTCCTTGCAGAGGAAAGATAAAGACATCCTAGAGGCCATGTTAGAGGTGAAGTTAACCAAgcagaaatttcagcaaattaGCGATGATGGTTGGGATTGTTTGCTGCAGATTGTATACTCcttttgtgaagagcatggcattcctAAGTTGGATATGGATGAGGAATATATTGATCGCCATAGGCCAAGAAAAAAGACCAATCGCACTAACTATCAACATTATAGATATGATTGTTTGAACCCAATTATTGACTTGCAGCTTATAGAGTTTAGTGATCGTTTCAATGAGGTAAACTCTCAGTTACTTACTCATATCGCTGCTTTTAATCCCAAGAATTCTTTTGAGGCATTCAAATCTGAGAGTCTAATGGAGTTGGCTAAGTCATATCCTGATGATTTCAACTCAACACAACTTAAGGATCTTGATCGAGAGCTTAATATTTACATTGACAATATGCGAGCTGATGAAAGATTTGCCGACTTGAACACTATTTCTGAGCTTGCTAGGTTGATGGTGGGTACAAAAAAACATTTGGCTTTTCCTTTGGTTTATCGGCTTCTCAAGCTAGTACTAGTTCTTCCTATCGCCACTGCATCGGTGGAGAGGTGCTTTTCAGCAATGAAAATTGTGAAGACAATACTGAGAAATCGTATTGGAGATGGATTTATGAATGATTGTATCATATGCTTCGTGGAACCAGAATTTCTATATGCAATTCCAATCGAAGATGTGATAGTTCGCTTTCATAAGATGGAGGATCGTAGTCGTAGAGGGAAACTGTAAGAGGTAACTACTCTTGTGAAACCTTATTTTGTCACAATATGTATTGTTATTTTAATAATTTGATGTTATGCATGGTATTATATTATCGGATCCTATAAATTAGCACTTAATACTTTGAGTACCGACCCCAGCGGCCATTTATCCTGGCTTTGCCCCTGGGTAGAAGCTTGCTTGTTTGGCTTGCTAATTGCTAGCTCTGCTATTAAAATTGCGTAGAGGTGCTCTTATTATACTAGACTTAATGCTTACTAAGCccacctaattatctaacaagTTTCTGTAGTGCTATACCTTATAAAATTTTTAATAGGTTGTTCAATCAACTGAGGtacatacatgtgttatatacTCATATTTCAAATTCCTACATATAAATAATGATTTTGTTTCTAATAAAACAATCAATAAAGCAAATAGATATTTGTTATCTTTAAAATCAAATACGTATTTGAATTATTCATTTTTTTGTATTTGTGTATCCAATAGATAATTCTTTTAATTTGAACTTAAGAAATATACtctctctattttaaattataagaagtttactatatatatatttaaatatatattatatttatatatttggaAAAGACAAAATATCTATACCACTGTTTATTCTAAATTAttgatttttttagatacatagttttgctatgcatctagatatacaaTATATATAGATACGTAATAGAAGTTAATAAAAGTTACTCCCTTCGTTCTTAAAAAAAAGTTACTCACTTCGTccttaaattataagtcattttaactttTTTGAGAGTCAAGACATgtcaagtttaactaaatttatataataaacaataatatttatgatactaaataagtatcattagatttttcaTTAACTATATTTTTATAGCATAATATATTTGATCACAAatctttgtgatttttaaataattttagtcaaatttgagaagttttttttttctaaaaaagggttagaatgacttataatttgaaatggtaAATGATATATAAATTAGAATGGAGGAAGTAATTTATAATTTGTATAATGGAGCAGCAGTAAATAGTCCATCCCGTCGAGCTGCCAACCAccttagggcatgtacaacccacaAACGGGATCCGTCTCTAAGCGCCTCGAATCTATCATACACACAGGTATAAAGATATGCCATACAACCCATAAACGAGAGTCCGTTTCTAATCTGTTTAATGCTTTGCACGTACTTATGATCAACTATAAATATTTTTTTGTACATCATTGTGTGGCTATTTGATAGAAAATGTATCAATGATAAATAAGAGCAACATAATTACAATATTTTTACAACTATCAATATAATAATTATGTTATATATATAGTTGCGACGCCTTTTGTCTAATTTTCTTTAACTGGGCAGAAATTTAACCGGGAAGCATTCATGTAACTAGTAGATAAGATTCAGATAACTAGTAGATAACAGGAAGATATATATCTGAAAAATATGAAGACACCTTCCAATTCCAAACCAAAGAACAGGGCTGCTTTCGAGAGTCTAAAATTCAGAACTGAAAACATGATAACTGAAAAAAGGAAAACATTGCCGACGGTTAAGAAGACTTGATCTGAGCCCTTGAGAGTCTATTCACTAGCAGCATTCGTGCTTCATGTCTACATTGCAACATTCAGTCATCAAAACaattctctcacaataaatatGAATGGTAAAGAAAGCCAAGGCAAATAGCACATCAACAGATACCATATGCAACCACTTTAAATCTGATTGTAGTCTGAACATCCAGCTTCTTATACAACTCTCTACTTTGTAATTTGAGCAGGTAGCTCTTCCGATTTCAGAACTGATAGCACCCTGCTGAACAAGGTATCCAAGTAGCACTGCACATAATCTCGCTGAACAACCAAATAGAAATAATTAATAATAATGCAGATATGATGCAATTTGCATCTTCGCCGTACTGCATCTAAGCATTCTAATACAATAATTAAACAACAAGGTGCATAAGCCATACGCCCCATACCTGCACCTCCCCAGTGAAGTCGATCGCGTGCATGTCATGTTGCTCCCACCGCACCCAACGCACCCTTCCCCCGCCGCCAGCGTGCCCGGGCTCTTCCGCTCCAAGACCGACGCTGCCCCAATGCCATACCTGGGCTCTTCCGCCCCAAAAGCTGGTGAAGAGAAGGGTAGATTTGGCGCGTAGAATCCTTCTTGCACGCGCCCTCAACTTCCTCTGCGGACGCGCCCGCACTGGATCCGTGGGCTCGTCGACTCGAGGAGCCCCTCCCGTACAACGCGTCTCCAGCGGTTGAGCGTCTTGGAGCACgcgccctcgccgtcgactctGAGGCGACGAGGAGAGCGTCGACTCGTGAGACCGGGGTTGTTTTCGCAAAATTCACGCGCCGGAGACGGCACCAGAAGACGCGTTGTACGTGCCCTTATCCCTGCGTCGAAACGGAAGCTGATAGAGCTCAAGCTGATAACCTCTGTCTGCCGTCCCCTTGCACTCCAAACATCCATGGCGACTGCCCCCTTGCCCTCTCGCTCCCTCCTGGCCCCAGCTCAGCAATCCCATCCACGGCTTCCGGCCTCCCTCCGCATCTGCCTCTCCCACCACAAGCAACCTCCCACCGGCCCCAAGCGCCACCGACGCGCCGTCATTTCGCATCCGGCCTTCTCTGCAGCCGCGCGGGGTCGTGCCAAGAAGATTCCCATCGCGGACACCGATGAGCCCGCCGCCGGAGTCCGCGTCACCGATCGTGGCCTCTCTTACCGCCTCGATGGCGCGCCATTCGAGTTTCAGTATAGCTACACTGAGGCCCCACGCGCACGGCCCGTAGCGCTCCGTGAGGCACCGTTCCTGCCGTTCGGGCCCGAGGCCACGCCACGCCCGTGGACGGGAAGGAAGCCACT
Above is a genomic segment from Miscanthus floridulus cultivar M001 chromosome 3, ASM1932011v1, whole genome shotgun sequence containing:
- the LOC136543789 gene encoding uncharacterized protein, with protein sequence MIAPEIQRDIANCFAEIIVKSIIEEIDGDVFCLLVDESADVSGKEQMAVVLRYVDKLGVIKERLIAVVHVQETSASCLKSNIDNLFAKYGLSIKQIRGQGYDGASNMRGEFNGLRALIERENSSAYYIHRFAHQLQLVIVAVAKKNDDASDFFDMISLLLSVAGASCKRKDIIRESQQERVRKAIGTGQLTSGTGLNQEQSLQKAGDTRWGSHYRTLKSLSNLFPEVIEVLQYVEKEGPNDAKRRQARGLLDYLKDFDFVFHLHLMLLILGHANSLSLSLQRKDKDILEAMLEVKLTKQKFQQISDDGWDCLLQIVYSFCEEHGIPKLDMDEEYIDRHRPRKKTNRTNYQHYRYDCLNPIIDLQLIEFSDRFNEVNSQLLTHIAAFNPKNSFEAFKSESLMELAKSYPDDFNSTQLKDLDRELNIYIDNMRADERFADLNTISELARLMVGTKKHLAFPLVYRLLKLVLVLPIATASVERCFSAMKIVKTILRNRIGDGFMNDCIICFVEPEFLYAIPIEDVIVRFHKMEDRSRRGKL